A region of Liolophura sinensis isolate JHLJ2023 chromosome 8, CUHK_Ljap_v2, whole genome shotgun sequence DNA encodes the following proteins:
- the LOC135473323 gene encoding alpha-L-fucosidase-like, with protein sequence MVKVLFASIPIAIGFLYISGATAVKYESNWASLDSRPLPTWFDEVKFGVFICWGVYSVPSYGSPWFWWYWKGVKSPAYQQFMEKNYPPGFTYADFAPLLKAELFDPDQWADIIEASGAKYVVITAKHHGGFTLWPSENSWNWNSGDTGPHRDLVGDLATAIRRKPGIHYGVYHSMFEWFNPLYLQDKANNFTTNEFVKTKTMPELYDLVNRYKPEVIYSDGDWEAPDTYWNSTGFLAWLYNDSPVKDTVAVNDRWGNGTSCRHGGYYDCMDRYSPGVLQSHKWENAMTIDRKSWGYRREAPLADYLNMDHLTQLMAETVSCGGNLLMNIGPTHDGRIVPIYEERLRDMGAWLKVNGEAIYGTKPWAHQNDSVTPGVWYTSKIDITQTFVYAIFLDWPEKGSLFLQDVSPNSQTRVTLLGYEGEFDWQPGTSGGITVEIPPIPINRMPCKWAWTLKFQNLVL encoded by the exons ATGGTTAAAGTCCTTTTCGCTAGCATCCCTATAGCCATCGGTTTCCTGTACATCTCAGGGGCAACGGCCGTTAAATACGAATCTAACTGGGCGTCATTAGATTCCCGCCCCTTACCCACCTGGTTTGATGAGGTGAAGTTTGGGGTTTTTATCTGCTGGGGCGTTTACTCGGTGCCGAGCTATGGGTCACCGTGGTTCTGGTGGTACTGGAAGGGAGTTAAATCCCCAGCGTACCAACAGTTTATGGAGAAGAATTATCCACCAGGCTTCACCTACGCAGATTTCGCTCCTCTCCTCAAGGCAGAGTTATTTGATCCAGATCAGTGGGCTGACATAATTGAGGCGTCTGGTGCCAA ATATGTGGTAATAACCGCCAAACACCATGGGGGTTTTACTTTGTGGCCATCTGAGAATTCATGGAACTGGAATTCTGGGGATACCGGCCCTCATCgagaccttgtcg GTGATCTTGCCACTGCCATTCGTAGAAAGCCTGGCATACATTATGGTGTGTATCACTCCATGTTTGAATGGTTCAACCCGCTGTACCTTCAAGACAAAGCCAACAACTTCACAACTAATGAATTTGTTAAG acaAAGACAATGCCGGAGTTGTACGATCTGGTCAACAGATACAAACCGGAAGTGATTTATTCCGATGGCGACTGGGAGGCACCGGATACTTACTGGAACTCAACCGGGTTTTTAGCCTGGCTCTATAATGACAG CCCGGTGAAGGATACAGTGGCTGTAAATGACAGGTGGGGGAATGGTACATCCTGTCGACATGGAGGATACTATGACTGTATGGACAGATATTCTCCAG GCGTTCTACAATCTCACAAGTGGGAGAATGCCATGACGATTGACCGGAAGTCGTGGGGTTACCGCAGAGAGGCTCCCCTGGCTGATTACCTCAACATGGACCATTTAACACAGCTTATGGCCGAGACGGTCAG TTGTGGAGGTAACTTACTGATGAATATCGGTCCCACGCATGACGGTCGCATTGTTCCCATTTATGAGGAGAGACTCCGAGACATGGGAGCCTGGTTGAAGGTCAACGGCGAGGCGATCTATGGCACAAAGCCCTGGGCACATCAGAACGACTCTGTGACACCGGGAGTGTG GTATACGTCCAAGATTGACATCACACAAACCTTTGTCTACGCCATCTTCCTGGATTGGCCAGAGAAGGGTTCTCTTTTCTTACAAGATGTCTCTCCTAACTCTCAAACCAGAGTCACCTTGCTGGGATATGAAGGAGAGTTTGATTGGCAGCCAGGAACTTCAGGGGGCATAACTGTTGAGATCCCGCCTATTCCTATAAATAGGATGCCGTGTAAATGGGCATGGACATTAAAGTTCCAGAATCTTGTATTGTGA
- the LOC135473324 gene encoding alpha-L-fucosidase-like, with protein MVKVLFASIPIAIGFLYISGATAVKYESNWASLDSRPLPTWFDEVKFGVFICWGVYSVPSYGSPWFWWYWKGVKSPAFQQFMEKNYPPGFTYADFAPLLKAELFDPDQWADIIEASGAKYVVLTTKHHEGFTLWPSENSWNWNSGDTGPHRDLVGDLATAIRRKPGIHYGVYHSMFEWFNPLYLQDKANNFTTNEFVKTKTMPELYDLVNRYKPEVIYSDGDWEAPDTYWNSTGFLAWLYNDSPVKDTVAVNDRWGNGTSCRHGGYYDCMDRYSPGVLQSHKWENAMTIDRKSWGYRREAPLADYLNMDHLTQLMAETVSCGGNLLMNIGPTHDGRIVPIYEERLRDMGAWLKVNGEAIYGTKPWAHQNDSVTPGVWYTSKIDITQTFVYAIFLDWPEKESLFLQDVSPNSQTRITLLGYDGEFDWQPGTLGGITVEIPPIPINRMPCKWAWTLKFQNLV; from the exons ATGGTTAAAGTCCTTTTCGCTAGCATCCCTATAGCCATCGGTTTCCTGTACATCTCAGGGGCAACGGCCGTTAAATACGAATCTAACTGGGCGTCATTAGATTCCCGCCCCTTACCCACCTGGTTTGATGAGGTGAAATTTGGGGTTTTTATCTGCTGGGGCGTTTACTCTGTGCCAAGCTATGGGTCACCGTGGTTCTGGTGGTACTGGAAGGGAGTTAAATCACCAGCGTTCCAACAGTTTATGGAGAAGAATTATCCACCAGGCTTCACCTACGCAGATTTCGCTCCTCTCCTCAAGGCAGAGTTATTTGATCCAGATCAATGGGCTGACATAATTGAGGCGTCAGGTGCCAA atatGTGGTACTAACCACCAAACACCATGAGGGTTTCACTTTGTGGCCATCTGAGAATTCATGGAACTGGAATTCTGGGGATACCGGACCTCATCGGGACCTTGTCG GTGATCTTGCCACCGCCATTCGTAGAAAGCCTGGCATACATTATGGTGTGTATCACTCCATGTTTGAATGGTTCAACCCGCTGTACCTTCAAGACAAAGCCAACAACTTCACAACTAATGAATTTGTTAAG acaaaGACAATGCCGGAGTTGTACGATCTGGTCAACAGATACAAACCGGAAGTGATTTATTCCGATGGCGACTGGGAGGCACCGGATACTTACTGGAACTCAACCGGGTTTTTAGCCTGGCTCTATAATGACAG CCCGGTGAAGGATACAGTGGCTGTAAATGACAGGTGGGGGAATGGTACGTCCTGTCGACATGGAGGATACTATGACTGTATGGACAGATATTCTCCAG GCGTACTACAATCTCACAAGTGGGAGAATGCCATGACGATTGACCGGAAGTCGTGGGGTTACCGCAGAGAGGCTCCCCTGGCTGATTACCTCAACATGGACCATTTAACACAGCTTATGGCCGAGACGGTCAG TTGTGGCGGTAACTTACTGATGAATATCGGCCCCACACACGACGGTCGCATTGTTCCCATCTATGAGGAGCGACTCCGAGACATGGGAGCCTGGTTGAAGGTCAACGGCGAGGCGATCTATGGCACAAAACCCTGGGCACATCAGAACGACTCTGTGACACCGGGAGTGTG GTATACGTCCAAGATTGACATCACACAAACCTTTGTCTACGCCATCTTCCTGGATTGGCCAGAGAAGGAATCTCTTTTCTTACAAGATGTCTCTCCTAACTCTCAAACCAGAATCACCTTGCTGGGATATGACGGAGAGTTTGATTGGCAGCCAGGAACTTTAGGGGGCATAACTGTTGAGATCCCGCCTATTCCTATAAATAGGATGCCGTGTAAATGGGCATGGACATTAAAGTTCCAGAATCTTGTATAG
- the LOC135473321 gene encoding alpha-L-fucosidase-like: MVKVQVLFASIPIAIGFLYISGATTVKYESNWASLDSRPLPTWFDEVKFGVFICWGIYSVPSYGSEWFWWYWKGVKSPAFQQFMEKNYPPGFTYADFAPLLKAELFDPDQWADIIEASGAKYVVITAKHHGGFTLWPSENSWNWNSGDTGPHRDLVGDLATAIRRKPGIHYGVYHSMFEWFNPLYLQDKANNFTTNEFVKTKTMPELYDLVNRYKPEVIYSDGDWEAPDTYWNSTGFLAWLYNDSPVKDTVAVNDRWGNGTSCRHGGYYDCMDRYSPGVLQSHKWENAMTIDRKSWGYRREAPLADYLNMDHLTQLMAETVSCGGNLLMNIGPTHDGRIVPIYEERLRDMGAWLKVNGEAIYGTKPWAHQNDSVTPGVWYTSKIDITQTFVYAIFLEWPEKDSLFLQDVSPNSQTRVTLLGYDGEFDWQPGTSGGITVEIPPIPINRMPCKWAWTLKFQNLVL; the protein is encoded by the exons ATGGTTAAAGTACAAGTCCTTTTCGCTAGCATCCCTATAGCCATCGGCTTCCTGTACATCTCAGGGGCAACGACCGTTAAATACGAATCTAACTGGGCGTCATTAGATTCCCGCCCCTTACCCACCTGGTTTGATGAGGTGAAATTTGGGGTTTTTATCTGCTGGGGAATTTACTCCGTGCCGAGTTATGGGTCAGAGTGGTTCTGGTGGTACTGGAAGGGAGTTAAATCACCAGCGTTCCAACAGTTTATGGAGAAGAATTATCCACCAGGCTTCACCTACGCAGATTTCGCTCCTCTCCTCAAGGCTGAGTTATTTGATCCAGATCAGTGGGCTGACATAATTGAGGCGTCTGGTGCCAA ATATGTGGTAATAACCGCCAAACACCATGGGGGGTTCACTTTGTGGCCATCTGAGAATTCATGGAACTGGAATTCTGGGGATACCGGCCCTCATCgagaccttgtcg GTGATCTTGCCACCGCCATTCGTAGAAAGCCTGGCATACATTATGGTGTGTATCACTCCATGTTTGAATGGTTCAACCCGCTGTACCTTCAAGACAAAGCCAACAACTTCACAACTAATGAGTTTGTTAAG acaAAGACAATGCCGGAGTTGTACGATCTGGTCAACAGATACAAACCGGAAGTGATTTATTCCGATGGCGACTGGGAGGCACCGGATACTTACTGGAACTCAACCGGGTTTTTAGCCTGGCTCTATAATGACAG CCCGGTGAAGGATACAGTGGCTGTAAATGACAGGTGGGGGAATGGTACATCCTGTCGACATGGAGGATACTATGACTGTATGGACAGATATTCTCCAG GCGTTCTACAATCTCACAAGTGGGAGAATGCCATGACGATTGACCGGAAGTCGTGGGGTTACCGCAGAGAGGCTCCCCTGGCTGATTACCTCAACATGGACCATTTAACACAGCTTATGGCCGAGACGGTCAG TTGTGGAGGTAACTTACTGATGAATATCGGTCCCACGCATGACGGTCGCATTGTTCCCATTTATGAGGAGAGACTCCGAGACATGGGAGCCTGGTTGAAGGTCAATGGGGAAGCGATCTATGGCACAAAGCCCTGGGCACATCAGAACGACTCTGTGACACCGGGAGTGTG GTATACGTCCAAGATTGACATCACACAAACCTTTGTCTACGCCATCTTCCTGGAATGGCCAGAGAAGGATTCTCTTTTCTTACAAGATGTCTCTCCTAACTCTCAAACCAGAGTCACCTTGCTGGGATATGACGGAGAGTTTGATTGGCAGCCAGGAACTTCAGGGGGCATAACTGTTGAGATTCCGCCTATTCCTATAAATAGGATGCCGTGTAAATGGGCATGGACATTAAAGTTCCAGAATCTTGTATTGTGA
- the LOC135472224 gene encoding alpha-L-fucosidase-like, giving the protein MNRFLFISSVLYVLCILRTTAVKYEANWASLDSRPLPSWYDEVKIGIFIHWGVFSVPSFGRGSEWFWWSWKGANSSAYQEFVEKNFPPGFTYADFAPMYKAEFYDPDQWADIFEASGAKYVVLTAKHHEGFTNWPSKNSWNWNSGDTGPHRDLVADLAAAIRKKPDIHFGLYHSMFEWFNPVYLQDKANNFQTNEFVETKTMPELYDIVYRYKPEVIYSDGDWEAPDTYWNSTGFLAWLYNDSPVKDTVVVNDRWGNGTSCRHGGYFDCTDRYSPGVLQSHKWENAMTIDKTSWGFRRDNFLSDYFSMDDLTQLLAETVSCGGNLLMNVGPTHDGRIVPVFEERLRDMGAWLKVNGEAIYGTKPWRHQNDSVTPGVWYTSKNDVTQTFVYAIFLDWPEKDSLFLQDVAPNTQTRVTLLGYDGEFDWQPGTSGGITVEIPPIPANRMPCKWAWTLKFQNL; this is encoded by the exons ATGAATCGGTTTCTTTTCATATCGTCTGTTTTATATGTCTTATGTATATTAAGGACAACAGCTGTTAAATATGAAGCAAACTGGGCATCGCTAGACTCCCGACCCTTACCCAGCTGGTACGATGAGGTGAAAATCGGCATTTTCATCCACTGGGGCGTGTTTTCGGTGCCTAGTTTCGGCAGAGGATCGGAATGGTTCTGGTGGTCCTGGAAAGGCGCGAACTCTTCGGCGTACCAAGAGTtcgttgaaaaaaattttccgCCTGGTTTCACTTACGCCGACTTTGCGCCTATGTACAAGGCAGAGTTTTACGATCCAGATCAGTGGGCGGACATCTTCGAGGCGTCCGGGGCCAA GTACGTTGTGCTAACCGCCAAGCACCACGAAGGCTTCACTAATTGGCCTTCCAAGAACTCGTGGAACTGGAACTCTGGAGACACGGGACCCCATCGAGATCTCGTCG CTGACCTCGCTGCCGCAATCCGTAAGAAGCCAGACATCCATTTTGGGCTGTATCACTCTATGTTTGAATGGTTCAACCCTGTGTACTTACAAGACAAAGCCAACAACTTCCAGACTAATGAATTTGTTGAG ACCAAGACTATGCCGGAGCTATACGATATCGTCTACAGATACAAACCAGAAGTGATATATTCGGATGGCGACTGGGAGGCACCGGATACTTATTGGAACTCAACCGGGTTTTTAGCCTGGCTCTATAACGATAG CCCAGTAAAGGACACGGTGGTTGTAAATGACCGATGGGGGAACGGCACATCATGTCGTCATGGAGGTTACTTCGACTGTACAGATAGATATTCTCCAG GTGTGCTTCAGTCCCATAAGTGGGAAAACGCAATGACGATTGACAAGACGTCGTGGGGTTTCAGGAGAGACAATTTCCTCTCTGACTACTTCAGCATGGACGACTTAACTCAGCTTTTGGCCGAGACCGTCAG TTGTGGCGGTAACTTGCTGATGAACGTCGGCCCCACGCATGACGGTCGTATTGTTCCCGTCTTTGAGGAGCGACTCCGGGACATGGGAGCCTGGTTAAAGGTCAACGGCGAGGCGATCTATGGCACAAAACCCTGGAGACATCAGAACGACTCTGTGACTCCGGGAGTCTG GTACACATCCaagaatgacgtcacacaaacCTTTGTCTACGCCATCTTCCTGGATTGGCCAGAGAAGGATTCTCTTTTCTTACAAGATGTCGCTCCAAACACTCAAACCAGAGTCACCTTGCTGGGATATGACGGAGAGTTTGATTGGCAGCCAGGAACTTCAGGGGGGATAACTGTTGAGATCCCGCCTATTCCAGCTAATAGGATGCCGTGTAAATGGGCATGGACATTAAAGTTCCAGAATCTTTAA